The following coding sequences are from one Epinephelus moara isolate mb chromosome 7, YSFRI_EMoa_1.0, whole genome shotgun sequence window:
- the LOC126393285 gene encoding uncharacterized protein LOC126393285 isoform X4, with protein MLWKKKLFCHQFRLKQVRCPLSVGSEVRSGVLSVWGQRSGQASSQCGVRGQVRRPLSVGSEIRSGVLSVWGQRSGQVSSQCGVRDQVRRPVSVGSEVRSGVLSVWGQRSGQTSSQCGVRGQVRCPLSVGSVVRSDVLSVWGQRSGQVSSQCGVSGQVRCPLSVGSEVRSGVLSVWGQRSGQTSSQCGVRGQVRRPLSVGSEVRSCCAMRY; from the exons ATGTTGTGGAAAAAGAAACTCTTCTGTCACCAGTTCAGGTTGAAGCAGGTCAGGTGTCCTCTCAGtgtggggtcagaggtcaggtcaGGTGTCCTCTCAGtgtggggtcagaggtcaggtcaGGCGTCCTCTCAGtgtggggtcagaggtcag gtcaGGCGTCCTCTCAGTGTGGGGTCAGAGATCAGGTCAGGTGTCCTCTCAGtgtggggtcagaggtcaggtcaGGTGTCCTCTCAGTGTGGGGTCAGAGATCAGGTCAGGCGTCCTGTCAGtgtggggtcagaggtcaggtcaGGCGTCCTGTCAGTGTGGGGTCAGAGATCAGGTCAGACGTCCTCTCAGtgtggggtcagaggtcaggtcaGGTGTCCTCTCAGTGTGGGGTCAGTGGTCAGGTCAGACGTCCTCTCAGtgtggggtcagaggtcaggtcaG GTGTCCTCTCAGTGTGGGGTCAGTGGTCAGGTCAGGTGTCCTCTCAGtgtggggtcagaggtcaggtcaGGCGTCCTGTCAGTGTGGGGTCAGAGATCAGGTCAGACGTCCTCTCAGtgtggggtcagaggtcaggtcaGGCGTCCTCTCAGtgtggggtcagaggtcaggtccTGTTGCGCTATGCGATACTGA
- the LOC126393285 gene encoding uncharacterized protein LOC126393285 isoform X12 yields the protein MLWKKKLFCHQFRLKQVRCPLSVGSEVRSGVLSVWGQRSGQASSQCGVRGQVRRPVSVGSEVRSGVLSVWGQRSGQASSQCGVRDQVRCPLSVGSEVRSGVLSVWGQRSGQASCQCGVRGQVRRPLSVGSEVRSDVLSVWGQRSGQVSSQCGVSGQVRCPLSVGSEVRSGVLSVWGQRSGQTSSQCGVRGQVRRPLSVGSEVRSCCAMRY from the exons ATGTTGTGGAAAAAGAAACTCTTCTGTCACCAGTTCAGGTTGAAGCAGGTCAGGTGTCCTCTCAGtgtggggtcagaggtcaggtcaGGTGTCCTCTCAGtgtggggtcagaggtcaggtcaGGCGTCCTCTCAGtgtggggtcagaggtcaggtcaGGCGTCCTGTCAGtgtggggtcagaggtcaggtcaGGCGTCCTCTCAGtgtggggtcagaggtcaggtcaGGCGTCCTCTCAGTGTGGGGTCAGAGATCAGGTCAGGTGTCCTCTCAGtgtggggtcagaggtcaggtcaGGTGTCCTCTCAGTGTGGGGTCAGAGATCAGGTCAGGCGTCCTGTCAGtgtggggtcagaggtcag GTCAGACGTCCTCTCAGtgtggggtcagaggtcaggtcaG ACGTCCTCTCAGtgtggggtcagaggtcaggtcaG GTGTCCTCTCAGTGTGGGGTCAGTGGTCAGGTCAGGTGTCCTCTCAGtgtggggtcagaggtcaggtcaGGCGTCCTGTCAGTGTGGGGTCAGAGATCAGGTCAGACGTCCTCTCAGtgtggggtcagaggtcaggtcaGGCGTCCTCTCAGtgtggggtcagaggtcaggtccTGTTGCGCTATGCGATACTGA
- the LOC126393285 gene encoding uncharacterized protein LOC126393285 isoform X15: MLWKKKLFCHQFRLKQVRCPLSVGSEVRSGVLSVWGQRSGQASCQCGVRGQVRRPLSVGSEVRSGVLSVWGQRSGQVSSQCGVRGQVRCPLSVGSEIRSGVLSVWGQRSGQASCQCGVRDQVRRPLSVGSEVRSGVLSVWGQWSGQTSSQCGVRGQVRCPLSVGSEVRSGVLSVWGQRSGQTSSQCGVRGQVRRPLSVGSEVRSCCAMRY; this comes from the exons ATGTTGTGGAAAAAGAAACTCTTCTGTCACCAGTTCAGGTTGAAGCAGGTCAGGTGTCCTCTCAGtgtggggtcagaggtcaggtcaGGTGTCCTCTCAGtgtggggtcagaggtcag gtcaGGCGTCCTGTCAGtgtggggtcagaggtcaggtcaGGCGTCCTCTCAGtgtggggtcagaggtcaggtcaGGCGTCCTCTCAGTGTGGGGTCAGAGATCAGGTCAGGTGTCCTCTCAGtgtggggtcagaggtcaggtcaGGTGTCCTCTCAGTGTGGGGTCAGAGATCAGGTCAGGCGTCCTGTCAGtgtggggtcagaggtcaggtcaGGCGTCCTGTCAGTGTGGGGTCAGAGATCAGGTCAGACGTCCTCTCAGtgtggggtcagaggtcaggtcaGGTGTCCTCTCAGTGTGGGGTCAGTGGTCAGGTCAGACGTCCTCTCAGtgtggggtcagaggtcaggtcaG GTGTCCTCTCAGtgtggggtcagaggtcaggtcaGGCGTCCTGTCAGTGTGGGGTCAGAGATCAGGTCAGACGTCCTCTCAGtgtggggtcagaggtcaggtcaGGCGTCCTCTCAGtgtggggtcagaggtcaggtccTGTTGCGCTATGCGATACTGA
- the LOC126393285 gene encoding uncharacterized protein LOC126393285 isoform X18, which translates to MLWKKKLFCHQFRLKQVRCPLSVGSEVRSGVLSVWGQRSGQASCQCGVRGQVRRPLSVGSEVRSGVLSVWGQRSGQVSSQCGVRGQVRCPLSVGSEIRSGVLSVWGQRSGQASCQCGVRDQVRRPLSVGSEVRSDVLSVWGQRSGQVSSQCGVSGQVRCPLSVGSEVRSGVLSVWGQRSGQTSSQCGVRGQVRRPLSVGSEVRSCCAMRY; encoded by the exons ATGTTGTGGAAAAAGAAACTCTTCTGTCACCAGTTCAGGTTGAAGCAGGTCAGGTGTCCTCTCAGtgtggggtcagaggtcaggtcaGGTGTCCTCTCAGtgtggggtcagaggtcag gtcaGGCGTCCTGTCAGtgtggggtcagaggtcaggtcaGGCGTCCTCTCAGtgtggggtcagaggtcaggtcaGGCGTCCTCTCAGTGTGGGGTCAGAGATCAGGTCAGGTGTCCTCTCAGtgtggggtcagaggtcaggtcaGGTGTCCTCTCAGTGTGGGGTCAGAGATCAGGTCAGGCGTCCTGTCAGtgtggggtcagaggtcaggtcaGGCGTCCTGTCAGTGTGGGGTCAGAGATCAGGTCAGACGTCCTCTCAGtgtggggtcagaggtcaggtcaG ACGTCCTCTCAGtgtggggtcagaggtcaggtcaG GTGTCCTCTCAGTGTGGGGTCAGTGGTCAGGTCAGGTGTCCTCTCAGtgtggggtcagaggtcaggtcaGGCGTCCTGTCAGTGTGGGGTCAGAGATCAGGTCAGACGTCCTCTCAGtgtggggtcagaggtcaggtcaGGCGTCCTCTCAGtgtggggtcagaggtcaggtccTGTTGCGCTATGCGATACTGA
- the LOC126393285 gene encoding uncharacterized protein LOC126393285 isoform X5, translated as MLWKKKLFCHQFRLKQVRCPLSVGSEVRSGVLSVWGQRSGQASSQCGVRGQVRRPVSVGSEVRSGVLSVWGQRSGQVSSQCGVRDQVRRPVSVGSEVRSGVLSVWGQRSGQTSSQCGVRGQVRCPLSVGSVVRSDVLSVWGQRSGQVSSQCGVSGQVRCPLSVGSEVRSGVLSVWGQRSGQTSSQCGVRGQVRRPLSVGSEVRSCCAMRY; from the exons ATGTTGTGGAAAAAGAAACTCTTCTGTCACCAGTTCAGGTTGAAGCAGGTCAGGTGTCCTCTCAGtgtggggtcagaggtcaggtcaGGTGTCCTCTCAGtgtggggtcagaggtcaggtcaGGCGTCCTCTCAGtgtggggtcagaggtcaggtcaGGCGTCCTGTCAGtgtggggtcagaggtcaggtcaGGCGTCCTCTCAGtgtggggtcagaggtcag gtcaGGTGTCCTCTCAGTGTGGGGTCAGAGATCAGGTCAGGCGTCCTGTCAGtgtggggtcagaggtcaggtcaGGCGTCCTGTCAGTGTGGGGTCAGAGATCAGGTCAGACGTCCTCTCAGtgtggggtcagaggtcaggtcaGGTGTCCTCTCAGTGTGGGGTCAGTGGTCAGGTCAGACGTCCTCTCAGtgtggggtcagaggtcaggtcaG GTGTCCTCTCAGTGTGGGGTCAGTGGTCAGGTCAGGTGTCCTCTCAGtgtggggtcagaggtcaggtcaGGCGTCCTGTCAGTGTGGGGTCAGAGATCAGGTCAGACGTCCTCTCAGtgtggggtcagaggtcaggtcaGGCGTCCTCTCAGtgtggggtcagaggtcaggtccTGTTGCGCTATGCGATACTGA
- the LOC126393285 gene encoding uncharacterized protein LOC126393285 isoform X7 produces MLWKKKLFCHQFRLKQVRCPLSVGSEVRSGVLSVWGQRSGQASSQCGVRGQVRRPVSVGSEVRSGVLSVWGQRSGQASSQCGVRDQVRCPLSVGSEVRSGVLSVWGQRSGQASCQCGVRGQVRCPLSVGSVVRSDVLSVWGQRSGQVSSQCGVSGQVRCPLSVGSEVRSGVLSVWGQRSGQTSSQCGVRGQVRRPLSVGSEVRSCCAMRY; encoded by the exons ATGTTGTGGAAAAAGAAACTCTTCTGTCACCAGTTCAGGTTGAAGCAGGTCAGGTGTCCTCTCAGtgtggggtcagaggtcaggtcaGGTGTCCTCTCAGtgtggggtcagaggtcaggtcaGGCGTCCTCTCAGtgtggggtcagaggtcaggtcaGGCGTCCTGTCAGtgtggggtcagaggtcaggtcaGGCGTCCTCTCAGtgtggggtcagaggtcaggtcaGGCGTCCTCTCAGTGTGGGGTCAGAGATCAGGTCAGGTGTCCTCTCAGtgtggggtcagaggtcaggtcaGGTGTCCTCTCAGTGTGGGGTCAGAGATCAGGTCAGGCGTCCTGTCAGtgtggggtcagaggtcag gtcaGGTGTCCTCTCAGTGTGGGGTCAGTGGTCAGGTCAGACGTCCTCTCAGtgtggggtcagaggtcaggtcaG GTGTCCTCTCAGTGTGGGGTCAGTGGTCAGGTCAGGTGTCCTCTCAGtgtggggtcagaggtcaggtcaGGCGTCCTGTCAGTGTGGGGTCAGAGATCAGGTCAGACGTCCTCTCAGtgtggggtcagaggtcaggtcaGGCGTCCTCTCAGtgtggggtcagaggtcaggtccTGTTGCGCTATGCGATACTGA
- the LOC126393285 gene encoding uncharacterized protein LOC126393285 isoform X8 — protein MLWKKKLFCHQFRLKQVRCPLSVGSEVRSGVLSVWGQRSGQASSQCGVRGQVRRPVSVGSEVRSGVLSVWGQRSGQASSQCGVRDQVRCPLSVGSEVRSGVLSVWGQRSGQASCQCGVRGQVRRPVSVGSEIRSDVLSVWGQRSGQTSSQCGVRGQVRCPLSVGSEVRSGVLSVWGQRSGQTSSQCGVRGQVRRPLSVGSEVRSCCAMRY, from the exons ATGTTGTGGAAAAAGAAACTCTTCTGTCACCAGTTCAGGTTGAAGCAGGTCAGGTGTCCTCTCAGtgtggggtcagaggtcaggtcaGGTGTCCTCTCAGtgtggggtcagaggtcaggtcaGGCGTCCTCTCAGtgtggggtcagaggtcaggtcaGGCGTCCTGTCAGtgtggggtcagaggtcaggtcaGGCGTCCTCTCAGtgtggggtcagaggtcaggtcaGGCGTCCTCTCAGTGTGGGGTCAGAGATCAGGTCAGGTGTCCTCTCAGtgtggggtcagaggtcaggtcaGGTGTCCTCTCAGTGTGGGGTCAGAGATCAGGTCAGGCGTCCTGTCAGtgtggggtcagaggtcaggtcaGGCGTCCTGTCAGTGTGGGGTCAGAGATCAGGTCAGACGTCCTCTCAGtgtggggtcagaggtcaggtcaG ACGTCCTCTCAGtgtggggtcagaggtcaggtcaG GTGTCCTCTCAGtgtggggtcagaggtcaggtcaGGCGTCCTGTCAGTGTGGGGTCAGAGATCAGGTCAGACGTCCTCTCAGtgtggggtcagaggtcaggtcaGGCGTCCTCTCAGtgtggggtcagaggtcaggtccTGTTGCGCTATGCGATACTGA
- the LOC126393285 gene encoding uncharacterized protein LOC126393285 isoform X14, giving the protein MLWKKKLFCHQFRLKQVRCPLSVGSEVRSGVLSVWGQRSGQASSQCGVRGQVRRPVSVGSEVRSGVLSVWGQRSGQASSQCGVRDQVRCPLSVGSEVRSGVLSVWGQRSGQASCQCGVRGQVRRPVSVGSEIRSDVLSVWGQRSGQVSSQCGVSGQVRCPLSVGSVVRSGVLSVWGQRSGQTSSQCGVRGQVRRPLSVGSEVRSCCAMRY; this is encoded by the exons ATGTTGTGGAAAAAGAAACTCTTCTGTCACCAGTTCAGGTTGAAGCAGGTCAGGTGTCCTCTCAGtgtggggtcagaggtcaggtcaGGTGTCCTCTCAGtgtggggtcagaggtcaggtcaGGCGTCCTCTCAGtgtggggtcagaggtcaggtcaGGCGTCCTGTCAGtgtggggtcagaggtcaggtcaGGCGTCCTCTCAGtgtggggtcagaggtcaggtcaGGCGTCCTCTCAGTGTGGGGTCAGAGATCAGGTCAGGTGTCCTCTCAGtgtggggtcagaggtcaggtcaGGTGTCCTCTCAGTGTGGGGTCAGAGATCAGGTCAGGCGTCCTGTCAGtgtggggtcagaggtcaggtcaGGCGTCCTGTCAGTGTGGGGTCAGAGATCAGGTCAGACGTCCTCTCAGtgtggggtcagaggtcaggtcaGGTGTCCTCTCAGTGTGGGGTCAGTGGTCAG gtcaGGTGTCCTCTCAGTGTGGGGTCAGTGGTCAGGTCAGGTGTCCTCTCAGtgtggggtcagaggtcag GTCAGACGTCCTCTCAGtgtggggtcagaggtcaggtcaGGCGTCCTCTCAGtgtggggtcagaggtcaggtccTGTTGCGCTATGCGATACTGA
- the LOC126393285 gene encoding uncharacterized protein LOC126393285 isoform X30, with translation MLWKKKLFCHQFRLKQVRCPLSVGSEVRSGVLSVWGQRSGQASCQCGVRGQVRRPLSVGSEVRSGVLSVWGQRSGQVSSQCGVRGQVRRPVSVGSEVRSGVLSVWGQWSGQVSSQCGVSGQVRCPLSVGSEVRSGVLSVWGQRSGQTSSQCGVRGQVRRPLSVGSEVRSCCAMRY, from the exons ATGTTGTGGAAAAAGAAACTCTTCTGTCACCAGTTCAGGTTGAAGCAGGTCAGGTGTCCTCTCAGtgtggggtcagaggtcaggtcaGGTGTCCTCTCAGtgtggggtcagaggtcag gtcaGGCGTCCTGTCAGtgtggggtcagaggtcaggtcaGGCGTCCTCTCAGtgtggggtcagaggtcaggtcaGGCGTCCTCTCAGTGTGGGGTCAGAGATCAGGTCAGGTGTCCTCTCAGtgtggggtcagaggtcaggtcaG GCGTCCTGTCAGtgtggggtcagaggtcag gtcaGGTGTCCTCTCAGTGTGGGGTCAGTGGTCAG gtcaGGTGTCCTCTCAGTGTGGGGTCAGTGGTCAGGTCAGGTGTCCTCTCAGtgtggggtcagaggtcaggtcaGGCGTCCTGTCAGTGTGGGGTCAGAGATCAGGTCAGACGTCCTCTCAGtgtggggtcagaggtcaggtcaGGCGTCCTCTCAGtgtggggtcagaggtcaggtccTGTTGCGCTATGCGATACTGA
- the LOC126393285 gene encoding uncharacterized protein LOC126393285 isoform X2, which translates to MLWKKKLFCHQFRLKQVRCPLSVGSEVRSGVLSVWGQRSGQASSQCGVRGQVRRPVSVGSEVRSGVLSVWGQRSGQASSQCGVRDQVRCPLSVGSEVRSGVLSVWGQRSGQASCQCGVRGQVRRPVSVGSEIRSDVLSVWGQRSGQVSSQCGVSGQVRCPLSVGSEVRSGVLSVWGQRSGQTSSQCGVRGQVRRPLSVGSEVRSCCAMRY; encoded by the exons ATGTTGTGGAAAAAGAAACTCTTCTGTCACCAGTTCAGGTTGAAGCAGGTCAGGTGTCCTCTCAGtgtggggtcagaggtcaggtcaGGTGTCCTCTCAGtgtggggtcagaggtcaggtcaGGCGTCCTCTCAGtgtggggtcagaggtcaggtcaGGCGTCCTGTCAGtgtggggtcagaggtcaggtcaGGCGTCCTCTCAGtgtggggtcagaggtcaggtcaGGCGTCCTCTCAGTGTGGGGTCAGAGATCAGGTCAGGTGTCCTCTCAGtgtggggtcagaggtcaggtcaGGTGTCCTCTCAGTGTGGGGTCAGAGATCAGGTCAGGCGTCCTGTCAGtgtggggtcagaggtcaggtcaGGCGTCCTGTCAGTGTGGGGTCAGAGATCAGGTCAGACGTCCTCTCAGtgtggggtcagaggtcaggtcaGGTGTCCTCTCAGTGTGGGGTCAGTGGTCAG GTCAGGTGTCCTCTCAGtgtggggtcagaggtcaggtcaGGCGTCCTGTCAGTGTGGGGTCAGAGATCAGGTCAGACGTCCTCTCAGtgtggggtcagaggtcaggtcaGGCGTCCTCTCAGtgtggggtcagaggtcaggtccTGTTGCGCTATGCGATACTGA
- the LOC126393285 gene encoding uncharacterized protein LOC126393285 isoform X29: protein MLWKKKLFCHQFRLKQVRCPLSVGSEVRSGVLSVWGQRSGQASSQCGVRGQVRRPVSVGSEVRSGVLSVWGQRSGQASSQCGVRDQVRRPVSVGSEVRSDVLSVWGQRSGQVSSQCGVSGQVRCPLSVGSEVRSGVLSVWGQRSGQTSSQCGVRGQVRRPLSVGSEVRSCCAMRY from the exons ATGTTGTGGAAAAAGAAACTCTTCTGTCACCAGTTCAGGTTGAAGCAGGTCAGGTGTCCTCTCAGtgtggggtcagaggtcaggtcaGGTGTCCTCTCAGtgtggggtcagaggtcaggtcaGGCGTCCTCTCAGtgtggggtcagaggtcaggtcaGGCGTCCTGTCAGtgtggggtcagaggtcaggtcaGGCGTCCTCTCAGtgtggggtcagaggtcaggtcaGGCGTCCTCTCAGTGTGGGGTCAGAGATCAGGTCAG GCGTCCTGTCAGtgtggggtcagaggtcag GTCAGACGTCCTCTCAGtgtggggtcagaggtcaggtcaGGTGTCCTCTCAGTGTGGGGTCAGTGGTCAG GTCAGGTGTCCTCTCAGtgtggggtcagaggtcaggtcaGGCGTCCTGTCAGTGTGGGGTCAGAGATCAGGTCAGACGTCCTCTCAGtgtggggtcagaggtcaggtcaGGCGTCCTCTCAGtgtggggtcagaggtcaggtccTGTTGCGCTATGCGATACTGA
- the LOC126393285 gene encoding uncharacterized protein LOC126393285 isoform X10, protein MLWKKKLFCHQFRLKQVRCPLSVGSEVRSGVLSVWGQRSGQASSQCGVRGQVRRPVSVGSEVRSGVLSVWGQRSGQASSQCGVRDQVRCPLSVGSEVRSGVLSVWGQRSGQASCQCGVRGQVRRPLSVGSEVRSGVLSVWGQWSGQVSSQCGVSGQVRCPLSVGSEVRSGVLSVWGQRSGQTSSQCGVRGQVRRPLSVGSEVRSCCAMRY, encoded by the exons ATGTTGTGGAAAAAGAAACTCTTCTGTCACCAGTTCAGGTTGAAGCAGGTCAGGTGTCCTCTCAGtgtggggtcagaggtcaggtcaGGTGTCCTCTCAGtgtggggtcagaggtcaggtcaGGCGTCCTCTCAGtgtggggtcagaggtcaggtcaGGCGTCCTGTCAGtgtggggtcagaggtcaggtcaGGCGTCCTCTCAGtgtggggtcagaggtcaggtcaGGCGTCCTCTCAGTGTGGGGTCAGAGATCAGGTCAGGTGTCCTCTCAGtgtggggtcagaggtcaggtcaGGTGTCCTCTCAGTGTGGGGTCAGAGATCAGGTCAGGCGTCCTGTCAGtgtggggtcagaggtcag GTCAGACGTCCTCTCAGtgtggggtcagaggtcaggtcaGGTGTCCTCTCAGTGTGGGGTCAGTGGTCAG gtcaGGTGTCCTCTCAGTGTGGGGTCAGTGGTCAGGTCAGGTGTCCTCTCAGtgtggggtcagaggtcaggtcaGGCGTCCTGTCAGTGTGGGGTCAGAGATCAGGTCAGACGTCCTCTCAGtgtggggtcagaggtcaggtcaGGCGTCCTCTCAGtgtggggtcagaggtcaggtccTGTTGCGCTATGCGATACTGA
- the LOC126393285 gene encoding uncharacterized protein LOC126393285 isoform X3 — protein sequence MLWKKKLFCHQFRLKQVRCPLSVGSEVRSGVLSVWGQRSGQASSQCGVRGQVRRPVSVGSEVRSGVLSVWGQRSGQASSQCGVRDQVRCPLSVGSEVRSGVLSVWGQRSGQASCQCGVRGQVRRPVSVGSEIRSDVLSVWGQRSGQVSSQCGVSGQVRRPLSVGSEVRSGVLSVWGQRSGQTSSQCGVRGQVRRPLSVGSEVRSCCAMRY from the exons ATGTTGTGGAAAAAGAAACTCTTCTGTCACCAGTTCAGGTTGAAGCAGGTCAGGTGTCCTCTCAGtgtggggtcagaggtcaggtcaGGTGTCCTCTCAGtgtggggtcagaggtcaggtcaGGCGTCCTCTCAGtgtggggtcagaggtcaggtcaGGCGTCCTGTCAGtgtggggtcagaggtcaggtcaGGCGTCCTCTCAGtgtggggtcagaggtcaggtcaGGCGTCCTCTCAGTGTGGGGTCAGAGATCAGGTCAGGTGTCCTCTCAGtgtggggtcagaggtcaggtcaGGTGTCCTCTCAGTGTGGGGTCAGAGATCAGGTCAGGCGTCCTGTCAGtgtggggtcagaggtcaggtcaGGCGTCCTGTCAGTGTGGGGTCAGAGATCAGGTCAGACGTCCTCTCAGtgtggggtcagaggtcaggtcaGGTGTCCTCTCAGTGTGGGGTCAGTGGTCAGGTCAGACGTCCTCTCAGtgtggggtcagaggtcaggtcaG GCGTCCTGTCAGTGTGGGGTCAGAGATCAGGTCAGACGTCCTCTCAGtgtggggtcagaggtcaggtcaGGCGTCCTCTCAGtgtggggtcagaggtcaggtccTGTTGCGCTATGCGATACTGA
- the LOC126393285 gene encoding uncharacterized protein LOC126393285 isoform X13, producing the protein MLWKKKLFCHQFRLKQVRCPLSVGSEVRSGVLSVWGQRSGQASSQCGVRGQVRRPVSVGSEVRSGVLSVWGQRSGQVSSQCGVRGQVRRPVSVGSEVRSGVLSVWGQRSGQTSSQCGVRGQVRCPLSVGSVVRSDVLSVWGQRSGQVSSQCGVSGQVRCPLSVGSEVRSGVLSVWGQRSGQTSSQCGVRGQVRRPLSVGSEVRSCCAMRY; encoded by the exons ATGTTGTGGAAAAAGAAACTCTTCTGTCACCAGTTCAGGTTGAAGCAGGTCAGGTGTCCTCTCAGtgtggggtcagaggtcaggtcaGGTGTCCTCTCAGtgtggggtcagaggtcaggtcaGGCGTCCTCTCAGtgtggggtcagaggtcaggtcaGGCGTCCTGTCAGtgtggggtcagaggtcaggtcaGGCGTCCTCTCAGtgtggggtcagaggtcag GTCAGGTGTCCTCTCAGtgtggggtcagaggtcaggtcaG GCGTCCTGTCAGtgtggggtcagaggtcaggtcaGGCGTCCTGTCAGTGTGGGGTCAGAGATCAGGTCAGACGTCCTCTCAGtgtggggtcagaggtcaggtcaGGTGTCCTCTCAGTGTGGGGTCAGTGGTCAGGTCAGACGTCCTCTCAGtgtggggtcagaggtcaggtcaG GTGTCCTCTCAGTGTGGGGTCAGTGGTCAGGTCAGGTGTCCTCTCAGtgtggggtcagaggtcaggtcaGGCGTCCTGTCAGTGTGGGGTCAGAGATCAGGTCAGACGTCCTCTCAGtgtggggtcagaggtcaggtcaGGCGTCCTCTCAGtgtggggtcagaggtcaggtccTGTTGCGCTATGCGATACTGA
- the LOC126393285 gene encoding uncharacterized protein LOC126393285 isoform X16: MLWKKKLFCHQFRLKQVRCPLSVGSEVRSGVLSVWGQRSGQASCQCGVRGQVRRPLSVGSEVRSGVLSVWGQRSGQVSSQCGVRGQVRCPLSVGSEIRSGVLSVWGQRSGQASCQCGVRDQVRRPLSVGSEVRSGVLSVWGQWSGQVSSQCGVSGQVRCPLSVGSEVRSGVLSVWGQRSGQTSSQCGVRGQVRRPLSVGSEVRSCCAMRY; encoded by the exons ATGTTGTGGAAAAAGAAACTCTTCTGTCACCAGTTCAGGTTGAAGCAGGTCAGGTGTCCTCTCAGtgtggggtcagaggtcaggtcaGGTGTCCTCTCAGtgtggggtcagaggtcag gtcaGGCGTCCTGTCAGtgtggggtcagaggtcaggtcaGGCGTCCTCTCAGtgtggggtcagaggtcaggtcaGGCGTCCTCTCAGTGTGGGGTCAGAGATCAGGTCAGGTGTCCTCTCAGtgtggggtcagaggtcaggtcaGGTGTCCTCTCAGTGTGGGGTCAGAGATCAGGTCAGGCGTCCTGTCAGtgtggggtcagaggtcaggtcaGGCGTCCTGTCAGTGTGGGGTCAGAGATCAGGTCAGACGTCCTCTCAGtgtggggtcagaggtcaggtcaGGTGTCCTCTCAGTGTGGGGTCAGTGGTCAG gtcaGGTGTCCTCTCAGTGTGGGGTCAGTGGTCAGGTCAGGTGTCCTCTCAGtgtggggtcagaggtcaggtcaGGCGTCCTGTCAGTGTGGGGTCAGAGATCAGGTCAGACGTCCTCTCAGtgtggggtcagaggtcaggtcaGGCGTCCTCTCAGtgtggggtcagaggtcaggtccTGTTGCGCTATGCGATACTGA
- the LOC126393285 gene encoding uncharacterized protein LOC126393285 isoform X6, which yields MLWKKKLFCHQFRLKQVRCPLSVGSEVRSGVLSVWGQRSGQASSQCGVRGQVRRPVSVGSEVRSGVLSVWGQRSGQASSQCGVRDQVRCPLSVGSEVRSGVLSVWGQRSGQASCQCGVRGQVRRPVSVGSEIRSDVLSVWGQRSGQVSSQCGVSGQVRRPLSVGSEVRSGVLSVWGQRSGQTSSQCGVRGQVRRPLSVGSEVRSCCAMRY from the exons ATGTTGTGGAAAAAGAAACTCTTCTGTCACCAGTTCAGGTTGAAGCAGGTCAGGTGTCCTCTCAGtgtggggtcagaggtcaggtcaGGTGTCCTCTCAGtgtggggtcagaggtcaggtcaGGCGTCCTCTCAGtgtggggtcagaggtcaggtcaGGCGTCCTGTCAGtgtggggtcagaggtcaggtcaGGCGTCCTCTCAGtgtggggtcagaggtcaggtcaGGCGTCCTCTCAGTGTGGGGTCAGAGATCAGGTCAGGTGTCCTCTCAGtgtggggtcagaggtcaggtcaGGTGTCCTCTCAGTGTGGGGTCAGAGATCAGGTCAGGCGTCCTGTCAGtgtggggtcagaggtcaggtcaGGCGTCCTGTCAGTGTGGGGTCAGAGATCAGGTCAGACGTCCTCTCAGtgtggggtcagaggtcaggtcaGGTGTCCTCTCAGTGTGGGGTCAGTGGTCAGGTCAGACGTCCTCTCAGtgtggggtcagaggtcaggtcaG GTGTCCTCTCAGtgtggggtcagaggtcag GTCAGACGTCCTCTCAGtgtggggtcagaggtcaggtcaGGCGTCCTCTCAGtgtggggtcagaggtcaggtccTGTTGCGCTATGCGATACTGA